Proteins encoded within one genomic window of Rhododendron vialii isolate Sample 1 chromosome 1a, ASM3025357v1:
- the LOC131304785 gene encoding transcription factor MYB34 — MGRAPCCEKVGLKRGRWTGEEDDILSNFIHANGEGSWRSLPKNAGLLRCGKSCRLRWINYLRSELKRGNITPEEDEIIIQMHATLGNRWSLIASHLPGRTDNEIKNYWNSHLSRKIQSFRRPNNEEELPPLEMDLPKVNVAPKRKGGRTSRAAMQKNKTRRLLTKVPKLLLENPQESHGSSNNGKGPVDLMPSTPTLENEALSSAVAWQQESSSEIMLDACGIIDHHGCNIYTTNYGNNDVFLLPSPPYNPEVGILLGCGEEREGVAEFPYEERENDATYEGGPDGGTFWLDDDIMREELVDPVGDVIILGEKEKTTGNGGGATISEERGCGTMKMAISEDLESSVSNKGWLNGEQQYYYSCNSTNSFTPGEGNWEWGSFDWDWDWELELPVVQGHELWGDEEEKMVGWPWDNDEECSTTKMGGDQGVMSEHEGKKEALVAWLLS; from the exons atggGGAGAGCACCGTGCTGTGAGAAAGTGGGGTTGAAAAGGGGGAGATGGACCGGAGAAGAAGATGACATCTTGTCCAACTTCATTCACGCTAATGGGGAAGGCTCGTGGAGGTCATTACCCAAAAATGCag GGTTACTGAGGTGTGGAAAGAGCTGCAGACTGAGGTGGATTAATTACTTGAGATCTGAGTTGAAAAGAGGCAACATAACCCCTGAAGAAGATGAAATCATCATTCAAATGCATGCCACTCTGGGAAATAG GTGGTCGTTGATTGCAAGTCACTTGCCTGGAAGAACAGACAACGAGATAAAGAATTATTGGAACTCTCACTTGAGTAGAAAAATCCAGAGCTTTAGGAGGCCTAACAACGAAGAAGAATTACCGCCATTGGAAATGGACTTACCCAAGGTCAATGTCGCACCCAAGCGGAAAGGCGGTCGCACGAGTCGAGCTGCCATGCAGAAAAACAAAACCCGCCGCCTTCTCACTAAAGTTCCAAAGCTACTGTTGGAAAATCCCCAAGAATCACACGGATCCTCCAATAACGGTAAGGGTCCAGTTGATCTAATGCCGTCAACACCGACTTTAGAAAACGAGGCTCTGTCTAGCGCCGTCGCATGGCAACAAGAGAGTTCAAGTGAAATTATGTTGGACGCATGTGGAATAATAGATCATCACGGTTGTAACATTTATACTACTAATTATGGTAACAACGATGTTTTTCTTCTGCCTAGTCCTCCTTATAATCCTGAGGTTGGAATATTGTTGGGTTgtggtgaggagagagaaggcgTAGCCGAGTTCCCttacgaagagagagaaaatgatgcAACGTATGAAGGAGGGCCAGATGGAGGGACTTTTTGGCTTGATGATGACATAATGAGGGAGGAGCTGGTGGATCCAGTTGGTGACGTGATCATTTTGGGTGAGAAAGAGAAGACGACAGGAAATGGGGGTGGAGCCACAATTAGTGAGGAGAGAGGTTGCGGGACCATGAAAATGGCAATCAGTGAGGATCTAGAAAGTAGTGTTAGTAACAAGGGGTGGTTGAATGGTGAACAACAGTACTACTATTCTTGTAATTCAACGAATTCATTTACTCCAGGGGAAGGAAATTGGGAATGGGGTAGTTttgattgggattgggattgggaaTTGGAATTACCTGTGGTTCAAGGCCATGAATTATGGGGTGACGAGGAAGAGAAAATGGTGGGTTGGCCGTGGGATAACGATGAGGAGTGCAGTACTACTAAGATGGGAGGAGATCAGGGAGTCATGAGTGAGCATGAGGGGAAGAAAGAAGCTTTGGTTGCGTGGCTTCTCTCTTAA
- the LOC131304873 gene encoding dnaJ protein ERDJ3B, producing the protein MALRMSKLLFLLCVLSHVIIAIAGKSYYDILQVSKGASDEQIKRAYRKLALKYHPDKNQGNEEANKKFAEINNAYEVLSDSEKRSIYDRYGEDGLKQHAANGGRGGGGMNIQDIFSSFFGGGQMEEEEKIAKGDDVVVELDATLEDLYMGGSLKVWREKNILKPAPGKRRCNCRNEVYHKQIGPGMFQQMTEQVCEQCPNVKYEREGYFVTVDIEKGMQDGQEVVFYEDGEPIIDGEPGDLRFRIRTAPHDRFRREGNDLHRTITITLVQALVGYEKTIKHLDEHLVDISTKGVTKPKEVRKFKGEGMPLHYSTKKGDLYVTFEVIFPTSLTEDQKTKIKAILG; encoded by the exons ATGGCGCTTCGAATGTCAAAACTCTTGTTCCTACTCTGCGTTTTATCCCACGTTATCATCGCCATTGCTGG GAAGAGCTATTATGATATTCTTCAAGTATCCAAGGGTGCTTCAGATGAGCAGATCAAACGAGCTTATCGGAAACTCGCATTAAAGTACCATCCTGATAAGAACCAGGGAAATGAAGAAGCTAACAAGAAATTCGCCGAGATCAATAATG CTTATGAAGTGCTATCGGATAGTGAAAAGAGGAGCATATATGACAGGTACGGTGAAGATGGCCTGAAACAGCACGCTGCCAACGGTGGCAGAGGGGGCGGCGGAATGAATATTCAGGACATATTTAGCTC tttttttggtgGAGGtcaaatggaagaagaagagaaaatcgCGAAAGGTGATGATGTTGTTGTTGAATTGGATGCAACATTGGAGGATTTGTACATGGGAGGATCATTGAAG GTTTGGAGggagaaaaacattttaaagcCAGCCCCAGGCAAGAGACGCTGCAACTGTCGAAATGAGGTCTACCATAAGCAAATCGGTCCCGGAATGTTCCAGCAGATGACTGAGCAG GTCTGCGAACAATGTCCCAATGTGAAATATGAGAGGGAGGGGTATTTTGTCACTGTTGACATTGAGAAAGGGATGCAGGATGGACAA GAAGTGGTTTTCTATGAAGACGGGGAGCCCATAATAGATGGTGAACCTGGAGATCTGAGG TTTCGTATTCGTACAGCACCCCATGATCGCTTCCGAAGGGAAGGCAATGACTTGCACAGAACTATTACAATTACGCta GTGCAAGCTCTTGTTGGCTatgagaaaacaattaaacatcTTGATGAGCATTTAGTGGATATAAGCACTAAG GGAGTCACTAAGCCCAAGGAAGTCAGAAAATTTAAAGGTGAAGGGATGCCATTGCACTATAGCACAAAGAAGGGTGACCTATATGTGACATTTGAGGTTATTTTCCCAACTTCCCTAACAGAAGACCAGAAAACGAAGATTAAGGCGATTCTCGGTTAA
- the LOC131305671 gene encoding transcription initiation factor TFIID subunit 13-like, with amino-acid sequence MNNSSAGPSSKVRAGPSQPAEATFKRKRGVFQKDLQHMMYGFGDDPNPLPETVVLLEDIVLEYVTDLVHQAQDVASKRGKLLTDDFLFLIRKDLPKLNRCTELLSMNEELKQARKAFEVDEEKLATIE; translated from the exons ATGAACAATTCTTCCGCAGGGCCCTCTTCAAAAGTAAGAGCTGGGCCATCCCAGCCAGCAGAAGCTACATTTAAGCGCAAGCGAGGAGTTTTTCAGAAGGATT TGCAGCACATGATGTATGGCTTTGGAGATGATCCCAAC CCGCTTCCAGAAACTGTGGTGCTGCTGGAGGACATTGTTTTAGAGTACGTAACTGATCTG gTGCATCAAGCTCAAGATGTTGCATCCAAAAGGGGAAAGCTTCTAACAGatgattttttgttcttaataagGAAG GACCTTCCAAAGCTTAACCGCTGTACAGAACTGCTGTCTATGAATGAGGAGCTGAAACAAGCAAGGAAGGCTTTTGAGGTAGACGAGGAAAAGCTGGCAACAATTGAATGA